The following proteins come from a genomic window of Populus alba chromosome 12, ASM523922v2, whole genome shotgun sequence:
- the LOC118044642 gene encoding bidirectional sugar transporter SWEET10: MALHLTWVFGFGLLGNIISCLVCLSPLPTFYQICKKKTSEGFQSIPYVIALFSAMLWLFYAIFKKETILLITINSFAFFTAIGYIVVYLLYATKKDKILTFKLLLLFNVFGFGLVCVLTLFLAQGHKHVQVLGWICMIFSICVFVAPLFIVRKVIKTKSVEFMPFSMSFFLTLSALMWFFYGYLKKDQFVAIPNILGFILGLLQMLLYMIYRNPKKVEEVEPKLQLEIYEHVVDLEKLGPAICSEITIVIPKLNASGNGFVEDQNAKGQALEIMKAIDVVNKL, encoded by the exons ATGGCCTTGCACTTAACATGGGTGTTCGGTTTCGGTCTTTTAG GAAACATCATCTCTTGTTTGGTCTGCCTTTCTCCTCT GCCaacattttatcaaatttgcAAGAAGAAGACAAGCGAAGGGTTCCAATCTATCCCTTATGTGATTGCACTATTTAGTGCTATGCTTTGGCTCTTCTATGCGATTTTCAAGAAGGAGACCATCCTTCTAATCACCATCAATTCTTTTGCCTTTTTTACGGCGATAGGTTACATTGTTGTCTACCTTTTATATGCCACGAAGAAGGATAAA ATTCTGACTTTCAAACTTCTCCTGTTGTTCAATGTCTTTGGGTTCGGTCTCGTCTGTGTGCTAACTCTCTTCCTAGCACAGGGCCACAAACATGTCCAAGTTCTTGGATGGATTTGCATGATATTTTCTATATGCGTTTTTGTTGCACCTCTTTTCATTGTA AGAAAAGTCATAAAAACAAAGAGCGTGGAGTTCATGCCTTTCTCTATGTCATTTTTCCTAACTTTGAGTGCACTCATGTGGTTCTTCTATGGCTATCTAAAGAAAGATCAGTTTGTCGCT ATTCCAAACATACTGGGCTTTATCCTCGGTCTTCTCCAGATGCTACTTTATATGATCTATAGGAACCCCAAGAAAGTTGAGGAGGTCGAGCCTAAACTTCAATTAGAAATATATGAACATGTTGTGGACCTTGAAAAGTTGGGTCCAGCAATCTGCTCCGAGATAACTATAGTGATTCCAAAGCTGAATGCTAGTGGAAACGGATTTGTTGAGGATCAAAATGCAAAGGGACAGGCCCTGGAAATCATGAAAGCCATAGATGTCGTAAACAAACTTTAG